The sequence AGACGTAGAAGATCCAAAAATGTATTATGTGTATGTGTTTATCGTTGCTTTGATTTGTTTAGGTATTCCTGCACTTAGTTTAATCAATTTGAACATTACAAGAGTTGCAGAACGTTCTTCTGAAATTGGGATTAGAAAGGCTTTTGGAGCATCATCTATAGACCTATTAAAACAATTATTAATAGAGAATTTAGTAACAACTCTAATTGGTGGAATTATTGGTTTTATACTTGCTTCTTTATGTATCTTTTTAGTGAATTATTTTTCTTGGATGGGACAAAATGAAACACTCGAAATAAATGGTATACTATTAGTTTATGGCTTGACCTGTACACTACTATTTAGTTTACTATCAGGTTTTTACCCTGCCTTAAAAATTTCAAAATTCGATATTATTTCATCTTTAAAAGCTGATAAACAATGATTTTTCATTCATTAAAATTGCTTTGGGCAAGAAAAAACAAGAACATATTAATGGTCTTAGAAATTAGTTTTTCATTTGTTATTTTGTTCCTTTTATTTTCTTCATTATATAATAAATTTATCAATGCATCTCATGTAACTGGTACAGATACAAATAATGTAATGATTGTTTATTTAGAGAAGGATTACTTACTAGATAACGAAAAAGAAACAGAGAACTTAAAAGAGATTTATACCACAATTAAAAGTAATATTAAATCTCATAGTAATGTTTTAAAATTTTCTGAAATAGATTACTCTCACCCCTATTCTAGTAGTTGGAATATTAATAATTTAGAACTTGATAGCGGAATTAATCAAGGATACACTGTTCAATACTTAACTCCTAATGCAGTAGATTTATTAGATCTACATTATATAGAGGGAGGAAAGGTGACAAAAGACCAACTTACACATAATGATAAAAGAAAGAGTGTCATTGTAAATAAGCAATTGTATGATAAAATCAGCAAATATATCACTCCAGATAATGAAATTATTGATGGTGAAACTAGATATAAAATTTATGGTATTGTAGATTACTATAACCATCAAAGTGATTTTGAAGATCAAAAAGATGTTATGGTTATTGTTGATAAGCCTACTAATTCTTGTTCACGGTTAGCTATAAAAACTATAGATGACCCTAGAAAGAGCGAAGCTGAAATAGTTTCTTTAATTGAAAAAGCTAACCCTAGATTAAAAATAAGTATTGATTATCTTGATAGTATGAGAGACAATAAAAATAAGAGTGAAATACTTCCCTTATTTTTGATGGCATTTGTTGCCCTATTCTTAGTGATCAATATTGCTTTGGGTCTTTATGGTGTATTATGGTATAATATAAATAAACGCAAAGGAGAAATTGGTATTCGTAGAGCAATGGGTGCTTCTACTCAAGATATTTTTAAACAAATATTCTCAGAAGTACTTCTTCTTTTTATTATCGGAATCTTTTTAGGGAGTAGTATCGCCATTCAATTTCCGATATTAGGTGCATTTAATTTTAGTAACACAGAGTATTTTATGGGAGCTTTATTATCTTTAGGCTTCGTACTTTTAATAACTATTGCTTGTGGGTATTACCCTAGTAAATTAGCGACTAAAATAACTCCCTTAGAAGCACTACATGAGTTATAGGAAGTATATATAAATGATCAATAAATAATCCAATTCAAACTACATGTCTAGTATTCCTTATATTCTAATTATTGACGATGACGAAGCTGTAAGAAAATCAATAGGTTTATTCTTAAAGATGAACGGCTTTAAGCCATTATTGGCAGCTAACCCAAAAGAGGGAATTGCTTTATTGTCTGAATTTAAATTCTCTTGTGTTCTACTCGACATGAATTTTAAGGTAGAAACAACAGGTGATGAAGGACTTACTGCTTTGCAAAAAATTAAAAAAGCCTATCCAGAATTACCTGTCGTTTTATTTACTGGATGGGGAAATATGCAATTGGCTATAGAAGGCATGAAACTCGGGGCATCTGATTTTATCAATAAGCCTTGGGAGAACGACCACCTTTTAAAATGCATAAAAGATGCTATAACTGTAAAAAAGAACAGTAGAAAGGTACAATTGCCAGAAAAGTCCCCTTCAAGAAAGAAGTTAGAACAAGAATACGACATCTCTAATATCATTGGTCAGGATCCTCAACTTTTAAAAGTTTTAGAAACGGTGGGAAGGGTAGCAAAAACCAACGCACCAATTTTAATAATGGGAGAAAGTGGGACGGGTAAAGAGTTAATTGCAGAAGCAGTACACAATAACAGCCCAAGAACAGACCATGAGTTTGTAAAGGTAAATCTTGGTGGCATCTCTCAATCTTTGTTCGAATCTGAAATGTTTGGCCATAAAAAAGGTTCTTTTACAGGAGCACATACAGACAGAGAAGGGCGTTTTAGCATTGCTGATAAAGGGAGTATATTTTTAGATGAAATGGGAGAATTGGATTTATCCTCTCAAGTGAAATTATTAAGAGTATTACAAGAACGTAAATTTGAACCACTCGGTACTTCTAAAACACAATCGGCAGATTTTAGAGTAATTTCTGCTACAAATAAAATACTACCTGATTTAGTTCGAGAAAATAAATTTAGGGAAGATCTGTTTTTTAGAATCAACTTAATTACTGTTGTATTACCTCCGTTAAGAGAAAGAAAAGGAGATATTCCTTTACTTGCTGATCATTTTCTTAAACTGCTTGAAACATCTTATGGTATTACGGGGAAATCTTTTGCTCCAGAAACATTAAAATGGTTACAGAAGCAACCGTTAAAAGGGAATATTAGAGAGTTGAAAAACTGGGTAGAAAGTTCGGTTTTAATGACGACGAATGATGTTTTAGAAATCAATGATTTTGAAAATAACCCTACAAATATTCATGCATTTCAAAATGATGAAATAAAGGAAGAAATAGTACCAAACGGAATGACTTTAGAGGAAATGGAAATCATTATGATTAAAAATGCTTTAAATGATAACCGTTTTAAAATTGCTCCATCTGCAAAACAATTGGGTATCTCTAGAAATGCCTTGTACAGAAAAGTAGAAAAATATAATATTACAGATGCTCAAGATTGAAAATAGTTTATTAGCCCTACTCATTATAGGTACACTTTTAGGCATTACCTATCCAATACGTTTAGAACACCCTACTTTATTTATTATTGCTGAGGTAGTTTCTGTAATTACTTCTTTATGGTTGTTACGCTTGTATTTCTTTGTCAGTAAACCCCTAAAAGAGCTTGGTAATGCAATTAATTTGTTAGCCAATAAAGATTTCCAATCTAGGTTATTACCAACTCCTCACCCGGTTGTAAATAAATTGGTAGTCGTTTTTAATAAGATGGTAAACCAACTTCATAAAGAAAGGGTAGAACAAAGAGAGCAAAGCTACTTTTTAGAGCATCTATTAAAGGCTACTCCTCATGGCATATTAGTACTAGATTATGATCAAAAGGTTATTCAATCTAACCCAATAATTCTGCAAATATTAGAATTAGAGTTTAATTCAATTAAAGGAAAAACCTTTACTGAGATAGAAAACCCTCTACTTTCAGAGATCAATCAACTTGCATTAAATCAAGTTAAAGATATTCAACTTTCTGGTGGACGCAGGTACCGTTGTCAGAAATCTTCCTTTATATTTCAAGGTTTCCAACAGCAATTTATTATTGTACAAGACCTGTATTTAGATGATATTAAAAAGGAAAAACAAGCCTATAGTAAAGTAATTAGAATGATGAGCCACGAAGTGAATAATTCTGTTGGTGCAATGAACTCCTATCTAGATACTTTAAAGTTATTTTCTCCTGCAGACCAAGAATTAAAAACGGATTACTTAGAGGCTTTGAGTATTGTTAAAAGTAGAAACTCTGCAATGGCTGAATTTATGAAAAATTTTGCTTCTGTAGTAAAAATACCTGAGCCTAATTTGGAGAATGTGAACTTGGTGAAAATTCTTCAAGATCTTTTAGAAATCTACCATACAGATTTTAATGATAACCATATTAAAATACTTAATAAGTTACCGAATGAATTACTCGTACTTGCCGATAAAAGTTTATTAGAACAGCTTTTTATCAATATTTTTAAGAATGCTAAAGAGGCACTTTTAGAGGTAGATCAAACAGACCGTACATTGGAAATCTCTTATAATGAGGAGTCAAATAAATTATCTATTTGGAACTCTGGCCCTATAATTTCAAAAGAAGCCCAAGAAAAAATATTCACTCCATTTTACAGTAGTAAACCCACAGGCCAAGGTATTGGGTTAATGCTTTGTAGAGATATTTTGATTAAACACGATTGGGACTTTAGACTCTTTAGCGGCTTAAAAGAGGGCGCTACTTTTGAAATTTCTTTGTAAACTAAATGGTAAATTCTGCAGACTAAATAAGGTACAAATATCATTTCTGAATAAAATTATACCCTAATACTCCAGACTTC is a genomic window of Flammeovirga pectinis containing:
- a CDS encoding ABC transporter permease; its protein translation is MIFHSLKLLWARKNKNILMVLEISFSFVILFLLFSSLYNKFINASHVTGTDTNNVMIVYLEKDYLLDNEKETENLKEIYTTIKSNIKSHSNVLKFSEIDYSHPYSSSWNINNLELDSGINQGYTVQYLTPNAVDLLDLHYIEGGKVTKDQLTHNDKRKSVIVNKQLYDKISKYITPDNEIIDGETRYKIYGIVDYYNHQSDFEDQKDVMVIVDKPTNSCSRLAIKTIDDPRKSEAEIVSLIEKANPRLKISIDYLDSMRDNKNKSEILPLFLMAFVALFLVINIALGLYGVLWYNINKRKGEIGIRRAMGASTQDIFKQIFSEVLLLFIIGIFLGSSIAIQFPILGAFNFSNTEYFMGALLSLGFVLLITIACGYYPSKLATKITPLEALHEL
- a CDS encoding sigma-54-dependent transcriptional regulator, which translates into the protein MSSIPYILIIDDDEAVRKSIGLFLKMNGFKPLLAANPKEGIALLSEFKFSCVLLDMNFKVETTGDEGLTALQKIKKAYPELPVVLFTGWGNMQLAIEGMKLGASDFINKPWENDHLLKCIKDAITVKKNSRKVQLPEKSPSRKKLEQEYDISNIIGQDPQLLKVLETVGRVAKTNAPILIMGESGTGKELIAEAVHNNSPRTDHEFVKVNLGGISQSLFESEMFGHKKGSFTGAHTDREGRFSIADKGSIFLDEMGELDLSSQVKLLRVLQERKFEPLGTSKTQSADFRVISATNKILPDLVRENKFREDLFFRINLITVVLPPLRERKGDIPLLADHFLKLLETSYGITGKSFAPETLKWLQKQPLKGNIRELKNWVESSVLMTTNDVLEINDFENNPTNIHAFQNDEIKEEIVPNGMTLEEMEIIMIKNALNDNRFKIAPSAKQLGISRNALYRKVEKYNITDAQD
- a CDS encoding sensor histidine kinase, whose amino-acid sequence is MLKIENSLLALLIIGTLLGITYPIRLEHPTLFIIAEVVSVITSLWLLRLYFFVSKPLKELGNAINLLANKDFQSRLLPTPHPVVNKLVVVFNKMVNQLHKERVEQREQSYFLEHLLKATPHGILVLDYDQKVIQSNPIILQILELEFNSIKGKTFTEIENPLLSEINQLALNQVKDIQLSGGRRYRCQKSSFIFQGFQQQFIIVQDLYLDDIKKEKQAYSKVIRMMSHEVNNSVGAMNSYLDTLKLFSPADQELKTDYLEALSIVKSRNSAMAEFMKNFASVVKIPEPNLENVNLVKILQDLLEIYHTDFNDNHIKILNKLPNELLVLADKSLLEQLFINIFKNAKEALLEVDQTDRTLEISYNEESNKLSIWNSGPIISKEAQEKIFTPFYSSKPTGQGIGLMLCRDILIKHDWDFRLFSGLKEGATFEISL